One genomic region from Prevotella sp. Rep29 encodes:
- the queF gene encoding preQ(1) synthase — translation MKREDEGLQSLGQETNYVFNYNPGLLEAFQNRHTENDYWVRFNCPEFTSLCPITGQPDFAEIRINYVPDQLMVESKSLKLYLFSFRNHGDFHEDCVNTIMKDLIKLMQPKYIEVIGLFTPRGGISIHPFANYGKPGTKYEQLAEERFRKY, via the coding sequence ATGAAAAGAGAAGACGAAGGATTGCAGAGCTTGGGACAGGAGACCAACTACGTATTTAACTATAACCCCGGTTTGTTGGAAGCATTTCAAAACCGCCACACCGAGAACGACTATTGGGTGCGTTTCAACTGTCCGGAGTTCACGTCGCTCTGTCCGATAACCGGTCAGCCCGACTTCGCTGAAATACGCATCAACTATGTGCCCGACCAACTGATGGTGGAGAGCAAGAGCCTGAAGCTATACCTGTTCAGCTTCCGCAATCATGGCGATTTCCATGAGGACTGCGTGAATACCATCATGAAAGACCTCATCAAACTCATGCAGCCGAAATATATTGAGGTAATCGGGCTGTTCACTCCACGCGGCGGCATCAGCATCCATCCCTTTGCAAACTACGGAAAGCCCGGCACGAAATACGAGCAACTCGCCGAAGAACGTTTCCGTAAATATTGA
- a CDS encoding IS1634 family transposase: MYVRKKHNRSGSTSVVVVSKASGKYKEIKSFGSSTSEEEIHSLCDKAAAWIRSFGGQQELDFDDRKGKEVEETERFLSNIDNVLINGTRLLLDQVYDSIGFNRIPDEILRHLVIARVSQPRSKLATVDYLKSYYDEDVDLNHIYRYMDKLYNTQMELAQQISVEHTRKLFGGKIGLMFYDVTTLYFETAQTDVLREPGFSKDGKTAESQVILGLLVSEGGYPLSYSLFNGSQYEGFTMIPMIDDFKQRFNLGKDFVVVADSGLMNKNNVTLLQEAGYNYILGARIKSESASVKQWILSLEKVDKACYDYKRENGERLIVSYSDKRAKKDAYNRDRGIVRLRKAYKTGRITKSQVNKRGYNKFLEISKDIEVVISEEKIAEDCQWDGLKGYITNTDLDAERVIAEYHGLWVVERAFRISKGTLEMRPMFHFTERRIEAHVCICFIAYKVYKELERLIAINKIGMSVDKVLEAAKTITTIRVRMPKNGTYFTKTLFLTEKHLAVKPLFDISGNKS; the protein is encoded by the coding sequence ATGTATGTACGCAAGAAACACAATCGTTCCGGCTCTACAAGTGTGGTAGTGGTCAGTAAAGCGAGTGGAAAGTATAAAGAAATAAAATCGTTTGGCTCCTCTACATCCGAAGAGGAAATACATTCATTATGCGATAAGGCTGCTGCATGGATACGTTCATTTGGCGGTCAGCAAGAACTTGACTTTGATGACCGCAAGGGAAAGGAAGTCGAGGAGACAGAGCGTTTCCTTAGCAATATTGACAACGTGTTGATAAACGGTACTCGGCTTCTGCTTGATCAAGTCTATGACAGCATCGGCTTCAACCGGATTCCCGATGAGATTCTGCGTCATTTGGTAATCGCAAGGGTGTCGCAGCCCAGAAGCAAACTTGCCACAGTAGATTACCTGAAGTCATATTATGATGAAGATGTTGACCTCAACCACATCTATCGCTACATGGACAAGCTCTACAATACCCAGATGGAGCTTGCGCAGCAGATTAGCGTAGAGCACACCCGGAAACTGTTCGGAGGCAAGATTGGATTGATGTTCTACGACGTGACGACGCTCTACTTTGAGACAGCACAGACGGACGTATTGCGTGAACCGGGGTTTTCAAAGGATGGAAAGACGGCAGAGTCACAGGTTATACTCGGTCTGCTTGTATCAGAAGGAGGCTACCCGCTTTCATACTCTCTGTTCAACGGCAGCCAGTATGAGGGCTTCACCATGATACCAATGATAGATGACTTCAAGCAGCGTTTCAATCTGGGGAAAGATTTTGTTGTGGTGGCAGACTCAGGCTTGATGAACAAGAACAATGTCACTTTGCTGCAGGAGGCTGGCTACAACTACATACTTGGAGCCCGCATCAAGAGCGAGAGCGCAAGCGTGAAGCAATGGATTCTCTCTTTAGAGAAGGTTGATAAAGCCTGTTACGACTACAAACGTGAGAATGGGGAAAGACTTATCGTCAGTTATTCCGACAAGCGTGCAAAGAAGGATGCCTACAACCGTGACCGCGGAATTGTCCGATTGAGAAAAGCCTATAAGACCGGACGCATCACGAAGAGTCAGGTGAACAAGCGTGGCTACAACAAGTTTCTTGAAATCAGCAAGGACATAGAAGTCGTCATCAGCGAAGAGAAGATTGCAGAGGACTGCCAGTGGGACGGACTCAAGGGCTACATCACCAATACAGACCTTGACGCCGAGCGTGTCATTGCCGAGTATCATGGACTCTGGGTGGTGGAACGTGCATTCCGTATTTCAAAAGGAACTCTGGAAATGCGTCCGATGTTTCATTTTACAGAACGTAGGATAGAGGCACATGTCTGCATTTGCTTCATCGCCTATAAGGTATATAAGGAACTGGAGCGACTCATTGCCATTAACAAGATTGGGATGAGTGTCGATAAGGTGCTTGAGGCAGCCAAAACTATCACGACAATCAGGGTAAGGATGCCTAAAAACGGGACTTACTTCACTAAGACACTCTTCTTGACGGAGAAGCACCTCGCAGTGAAACCACTTTTCGACATATCTGGCAACAAATCTTAA
- a CDS encoding SusC/RagA family TonB-linked outer membrane protein: MALRAVVDVVLDPSANSLEEVIVVAFGKQKRESFTGSAGVLKADKIAERQVTGVLNALNGQVAGVQIAESNSPGGDPAIRIRGISSINAGSSPLIIVDGLPYNGYYNDINPADVESVSVLKDAASNSLYGARGANGVILITTKSAKRGKAVISMDARWGVNHDARVDYDRISNPGQYYEMQYMALYNYFVNRMGQSGGDAFRNANQTLSRDETYGGLGYIIYKVPEGQMLIGENGRLNPNATLGNVYSYRGQEFMLYPDDWRKEGIRDGFRQEYTASLNGGTDQFQFYASMGYLSNEGLTYGSEYSRYTGRMKADYQARPWLKVGTNVTYTHHESHTGSSAFEAAHSIAPIFPLYIRDGNGNIMTDEHGKMYDWGNGFVNGIVRPTQKNSNSLQADVLNKNVNSSNGFGISGYADITFLKDFKATFNINIYNTENRSQSAVNPYYGYYISMGGYVSTSHYRTYALNTQQLLNWTHSYGKHTISLLLGHEYTRNNSTTLSGSRTNILAYDTNIELDGAITDDGITGHKSVYNVEGYFVRGLYDYDNKYFGSFSFRRDGTSRFHPSHRWGNFWSFGGAWIMTKENWFKSSFVDMLKFKASFGQQGNDNLSSNYYYTNYYRFDTVDGEGAATFSSKGSRKISWETNTNFNTGFEFELFKKRLSGSIEYYRRKTTDMLLYFTAPPSIGYAGYYDNIGDLVNSGVELDLNAEIIRARNINWSVNFNISHNKNEITFLPEEKRNATLDGHQGYTSGYRFYGEGLPINTWYMPQYTGVNEKGESTWRRVNSSTGEETRTNDINSATWMLCGDPNPDFYGGFGTTVTAYGFDLTANFLYSIGGKVLDSGYQNLMMNPYTSATGFSFHKDLLKAWTAENPNTDVPRWQFGDEDVSATSDRFLVNGSVFTFKNISVGYTFPAKWLKAAQLSSVRVYVSCDNVGYWSKRKGLDPRSSLSGSPSVSSYSPMRTISGGISLKF; the protein is encoded by the coding sequence GTGGCTCTGCGAGCAGTGGTTGATGTGGTGCTTGACCCTTCGGCTAACTCACTTGAAGAGGTCATCGTCGTGGCCTTCGGAAAGCAGAAACGCGAATCGTTTACAGGTTCTGCGGGTGTTTTGAAAGCGGATAAGATAGCTGAGCGCCAGGTGACGGGTGTGCTGAATGCGCTAAATGGTCAGGTGGCGGGTGTTCAGATTGCGGAGAGCAACAGTCCCGGTGGCGATCCCGCTATTCGTATTCGCGGTATCAGTTCTATCAATGCAGGCTCGTCACCGCTTATTATTGTGGATGGCTTACCTTACAATGGTTATTACAACGACATCAATCCTGCGGATGTTGAGAGTGTGAGCGTTTTGAAGGATGCGGCATCAAATTCGTTGTATGGTGCTCGTGGTGCCAACGGTGTTATTCTGATTACGACGAAGAGCGCTAAACGTGGAAAGGCAGTTATCTCTATGGATGCCCGATGGGGTGTCAACCACGATGCGCGGGTGGACTATGACCGCATTTCGAATCCCGGTCAGTATTATGAAATGCAGTATATGGCTCTCTATAATTATTTTGTCAACAGGATGGGGCAGTCTGGTGGCGATGCTTTCCGCAATGCGAATCAGACATTGTCAAGAGATGAGACGTACGGTGGATTGGGCTATATTATATATAAGGTTCCTGAAGGGCAGATGCTCATCGGCGAAAATGGTCGTCTGAATCCGAATGCCACGTTGGGCAATGTCTATAGCTATCGGGGGCAAGAGTTCATGCTCTATCCGGATGACTGGAGGAAGGAGGGTATCCGTGACGGTTTCCGACAGGAATACACGGCGAGCCTGAATGGCGGAACTGACCAATTCCAGTTTTATGCAAGCATGGGTTATCTTTCAAATGAGGGTCTTACTTACGGTTCGGAATATTCACGTTATACGGGTAGGATGAAAGCTGATTATCAAGCGAGACCTTGGTTGAAAGTAGGAACTAATGTGACTTATACGCATCATGAAAGTCATACGGGGTCGTCGGCATTTGAGGCGGCGCATAGCATTGCTCCTATATTTCCCCTTTATATCCGTGACGGCAATGGAAACATCATGACGGACGAGCATGGAAAAATGTATGACTGGGGTAATGGTTTTGTCAATGGAATCGTACGTCCCACGCAGAAAAACAGTAACAGCCTTCAGGCGGATGTGCTTAATAAGAATGTGAACAGCAGTAATGGTTTCGGAATTTCCGGTTATGCGGATATTACTTTTTTGAAGGATTTCAAGGCGACGTTCAATATCAATATCTATAACACGGAGAATCGTTCGCAGTCGGCAGTGAATCCTTACTATGGCTATTATATTTCAATGGGAGGCTATGTAAGTACGAGCCACTATCGCACTTATGCGCTCAACACGCAGCAGTTGTTGAACTGGACCCACAGTTACGGCAAGCATACTATTTCGCTGTTGTTGGGACATGAGTACACCCGCAATAACTCGACCACGCTGAGTGGTAGCAGGACAAACATATTGGCATACGACACGAATATTGAACTTGATGGTGCAATTACGGACGACGGCATTACGGGTCATAAGTCGGTATATAACGTTGAGGGCTATTTCGTGCGTGGTCTGTATGATTATGACAATAAATATTTTGGCTCCTTCTCATTCCGTCGCGATGGTACATCACGTTTCCATCCCTCACATCGCTGGGGAAATTTCTGGTCGTTCGGCGGTGCATGGATTATGACCAAAGAAAACTGGTTTAAGAGTTCATTCGTGGATATGCTCAAGTTCAAGGCGAGTTTCGGTCAGCAAGGTAACGACAACCTCTCGAGCAATTATTATTATACGAACTACTATCGGTTTGACACCGTGGATGGGGAAGGAGCAGCAACTTTCTCGTCGAAAGGTAGTCGTAAGATTTCATGGGAGACAAACACCAACTTTAATACAGGTTTTGAGTTTGAACTGTTCAAGAAGCGTCTTTCGGGAAGCATAGAATATTACAGGCGCAAGACCACCGATATGTTGCTTTATTTTACAGCTCCTCCGTCAATAGGATATGCCGGTTATTACGATAATATCGGTGACTTGGTAAATAGCGGAGTTGAGCTCGATTTGAATGCGGAGATTATTCGTGCAAGAAACATTAATTGGTCTGTCAATTTTAATATCTCACACAATAAGAATGAGATTACTTTCCTGCCTGAAGAAAAGCGAAATGCCACCTTGGACGGGCATCAGGGCTATACGAGTGGTTATCGCTTCTATGGCGAGGGCTTACCCATCAACACATGGTATATGCCCCAATATACAGGTGTGAATGAAAAAGGAGAATCAACATGGCGCCGTGTGAACTCGTCAACGGGTGAAGAGACACGGACTAACGACATCAACTCGGCAACATGGATGCTGTGCGGTGATCCTAACCCTGATTTCTATGGCGGTTTTGGAACAACAGTAACAGCCTATGGCTTTGACCTTACTGCAAACTTCCTCTATTCGATTGGTGGAAAGGTGCTGGACTCTGGTTATCAGAATCTGATGATGAATCCTTACACCAGCGCGACAGGCTTTTCTTTCCACAAAGACTTGTTGAAGGCTTGGACAGCGGAAAATCCAAATACGGATGTTCCCCGTTGGCAGTTCGGTGATGAAGATGTTTCAGCCACAAGCGACCGGTTCTTGGTTAATGGCAGTGTGTTTACTTTCAAAAACATCAGTGTCGGATACACATTTCCTGCGAAATGGCTGAAGGCAGCACAACTCTCAAGTGTCCGTGTGTATGTGAGCTGCGACAATGTGGGCTACTGGTCAAAGCGAAAAGGACTTGACCCGCGCAGTTCACTCAGCGGCTCACCAAGTGTAAGCAGCTATTCACCTATGCGTACCATCTCAGGTGGTATCTCACTCAAATTCTAA
- a CDS encoding Na/Pi cotransporter family protein, with product MNTNPDYLFITIKLLGALGLLIYGMKVMSEALQKMAGSQLRHILGKMTTNRFTGMLTGVLVTSAVQSSSATTVMTVSFVNAGLLTLAQAVSVIMGANIGTTLTAWIMSLGYQVDLTSVVFPAFFFGMVLIYRRRHRYAGDFLFGIAFMFLSLVMLSSAGKEMDLEHNQSVVAFFSSFPTDSYLTIISFLLIGTVITGIVQSSAAVMALTILLCSTGVLPIHLGIALVMGENIGTTMTANLAALGASTQARRAAFAHLVFNVFGVVWVLLVFFPFVDMVCWMTGYDAETANDSSRLPVVLAMFHTCFNLANTLLLIGLIPQIVRLCERVIKSKAPQEEEVVRLKYIHAGLIETPEIALLQAQKETAHFALRIHRMFGMVRQLLEERDEKSFDTIFERIEKYENISDRMELEIASYLESVGKAHLSDETKMKVRSMMRQVSEIESIGDACYNIARHLNRRHSTGEHFTDAQTENLKAMMGLADDSLCQLERVLNERKEELDISRTMEIEKSLNDLRNHLREQNVEDVNAHRYTYSVGSVYCDVVNECERLGDYVVNTVEARLGKEEK from the coding sequence ATGAACACTAATCCAGATTATCTATTTATTACCATTAAATTACTCGGTGCTCTCGGACTTTTGATTTACGGAATGAAGGTGATGAGTGAGGCGTTGCAGAAGATGGCAGGCTCACAGTTGCGCCACATCCTCGGGAAGATGACAACCAACCGCTTCACAGGTATGCTCACGGGTGTGCTGGTGACCAGTGCCGTGCAGTCATCGTCAGCCACGACGGTCATGACCGTGTCGTTTGTCAATGCCGGACTGCTGACTCTCGCACAGGCTGTCAGCGTGATTATGGGTGCGAATATCGGAACGACGCTGACGGCATGGATCATGTCGCTGGGCTATCAGGTGGATCTCACGAGTGTGGTCTTTCCTGCATTCTTCTTTGGCATGGTCTTGATATATCGTCGCCGGCATCGCTATGCAGGCGACTTTCTTTTTGGTATCGCCTTCATGTTCCTCTCGCTCGTGATGCTGAGCAGTGCGGGAAAGGAAATGGACTTGGAGCACAATCAGTCGGTAGTGGCATTCTTCTCCTCGTTCCCGACCGACAGTTATCTGACGATAATCTCCTTCCTTCTCATCGGAACAGTAATTACGGGCATTGTCCAGTCGTCGGCAGCCGTCATGGCTCTGACGATTCTGCTCTGCTCCACGGGTGTGCTCCCGATTCACCTGGGTATCGCACTGGTCATGGGAGAGAATATCGGAACGACGATGACTGCCAACCTTGCTGCACTCGGAGCGAGCACGCAGGCGCGGCGGGCTGCCTTTGCCCATCTGGTGTTCAACGTGTTTGGCGTTGTGTGGGTGCTGTTGGTGTTCTTCCCCTTTGTCGATATGGTGTGCTGGATGACCGGTTACGATGCAGAAACAGCAAACGACTCGAGCCGTCTCCCCGTCGTGCTGGCAATGTTCCATACATGTTTTAACCTTGCCAATACGCTGCTTCTCATAGGACTGATTCCGCAGATTGTGCGCTTGTGTGAACGTGTCATCAAGTCGAAAGCACCTCAGGAAGAAGAAGTCGTGCGCCTGAAATATATCCATGCCGGACTTATCGAGACGCCCGAAATAGCCCTTCTGCAAGCGCAGAAAGAGACGGCACATTTCGCGCTTCGCATCCATCGCATGTTCGGAATGGTCAGACAGTTGCTCGAAGAGCGTGACGAGAAGTCGTTCGACACCATCTTTGAGCGTATAGAGAAGTATGAGAACATCTCCGACAGGATGGAATTGGAGATTGCCTCCTATCTGGAGAGCGTCGGCAAGGCGCATCTGAGCGACGAGACGAAGATGAAAGTGAGGTCGATGATGCGTCAGGTCAGCGAGATAGAGAGTATCGGCGATGCTTGCTACAACATCGCGCGACATCTGAATCGCCGTCATTCGACAGGAGAACATTTCACGGATGCGCAGACGGAGAACCTGAAAGCAATGATGGGACTGGCAGATGACAGCCTCTGTCAGCTGGAAAGGGTGCTCAACGAGCGGAAAGAAGAACTTGACATCAGTCGTACGATGGAGATTGAGAAATCGCTGAATGACCTTCGCAACCACCTGCGAGAGCAAAACGTGGAAGATGTCAACGCCCATCGGTACACCTATTCAGTGGGAAGCGTTTACTGCGACGTGGTCAATGAATGCGAACGTTTGGGCGACTACGTGGTCAACACGGTGGAAGCGCGACTGGGGAAAGAAGAGAAATAG
- a CDS encoding YitT family protein — protein MKFKQELVAYILLIVGSILFAVGDVMFVNPYLMAPGGTYGLSNVFNTLWPWKISLYAICMDIPLLIVGTWILGPKFGVKTIISTILIFAFTFVLESWWGYNPVIHDGAIATTAGEGTSMVQIPHDGGWFQPDYFLNTVLAGLIYGLAIGLIFRSGATSGGSDIISMILHKYTKISLGTLVMIVDGIITLSTLVAFGDIRLPIYSVIVIFIEGKVIDLVVDGMKSYKTMFIITDDPEPIRDYVINELNRGGTCITGSGLYQGNERKMLYVTLDRTDMIKLKLALHRIDPKAFVNIMESSEILGKGFRTLPKE, from the coding sequence ATGAAATTCAAGCAGGAACTTGTGGCATACATCCTGCTGATTGTAGGTAGTATTCTCTTCGCCGTGGGCGACGTGATGTTTGTCAATCCCTACTTGATGGCTCCGGGTGGAACCTACGGTCTGAGTAACGTGTTCAACACGCTTTGGCCCTGGAAGATTTCGCTCTATGCCATCTGTATGGATATTCCGCTGCTCATCGTCGGCACGTGGATTCTCGGTCCGAAATTCGGTGTGAAGACGATTATCTCGACGATTCTCATCTTCGCTTTCACCTTCGTACTGGAGAGCTGGTGGGGCTACAACCCCGTCATTCACGACGGCGCGATTGCCACGACTGCCGGAGAAGGAACATCCATGGTGCAGATACCCCATGACGGCGGATGGTTCCAGCCCGACTACTTCTTGAATACCGTGCTCGCCGGACTCATCTACGGTCTTGCCATCGGACTCATCTTCCGTTCGGGTGCAACGAGCGGTGGTTCGGACATTATCTCGATGATTCTGCACAAGTACACGAAGATTTCGCTCGGCACGCTGGTCATGATTGTCGATGGTATCATCACCCTGAGCACGCTCGTGGCGTTCGGCGATATCCGCCTGCCTATCTACTCCGTCATCGTCATCTTCATCGAGGGTAAGGTCATCGACCTTGTGGTTGACGGCATGAAGAGCTACAAGACCATGTTCATCATCACCGACGACCCGGAGCCTATCCGCGACTATGTCATCAACGAGCTCAACCGTGGCGGTACATGCATCACCGGTAGCGGCCTCTATCAGGGCAACGAGCGCAAGATGCTCTACGTGACGCTCGACCGTACCGACATGATTAAACTCAAGTTGGCGCTCCACCGCATCGACCCGAAAGCGTTCGTCAACATCATGGAGAGCTCGGAAATCCTCGGAAAGGGATTCCGCACGCTGCCAAAAGAATAA
- a CDS encoding response regulator, translating into MKTILVVDDEQDLREILRFNLASSGYRIETAGSAEEAMGKLTGIDLILLDVMMDGMSGFEMTERLKKNPQTAAIPVIFLTAKDTERDLLHGFQLGADDYISKPFSLKEVKARVKAVLNRAAPPTPTMDKNLSYEGLVVDEKTKAVTTDGKTILLTPTELQLLTLFLTERGTVFSREELLRRVWRNDVIVTDRTVDVNITRLRKKVGRYAANIATRQGFGYYFEEKPSEKREHK; encoded by the coding sequence ATGAAGACAATATTAGTGGTCGATGACGAACAAGACCTGCGCGAGATTCTGCGCTTCAACCTTGCATCTTCCGGCTATCGGATAGAAACGGCAGGCTCAGCCGAAGAGGCGATGGGCAAACTGACAGGCATTGACCTGATACTCCTGGATGTCATGATGGACGGCATGTCGGGATTCGAGATGACGGAACGGCTGAAGAAAAATCCGCAGACTGCCGCCATTCCCGTTATCTTCCTTACAGCCAAGGACACGGAAAGAGATTTGCTTCATGGGTTCCAACTGGGTGCCGACGACTACATCTCGAAACCATTCTCGCTCAAAGAGGTGAAAGCACGAGTGAAGGCTGTGCTCAACCGCGCGGCACCGCCGACACCGACAATGGACAAGAATCTCTCATACGAGGGATTGGTCGTGGACGAAAAGACAAAAGCCGTGACGACAGACGGGAAGACCATTCTCCTCACCCCGACCGAACTACAACTGCTCACACTGTTTTTGACGGAGCGGGGAACGGTGTTTTCGCGAGAGGAATTGCTGCGACGCGTGTGGCGAAACGACGTAATCGTAACAGACAGGACGGTTGATGTCAACATCACACGACTGAGAAAGAAGGTCGGAAGGTATGCTGCGAACATTGCAACAAGGCAGGGATTTGGATATTACTTCGAAGAGAAACCGTCAGAAAAACGAGAGCACAAATGA
- a CDS encoding PepSY-like domain-containing protein: MKKILLFWALFVGVLTFTMSACGDDDVDLVPSQVPEVVKESFEAMYPGAMARWELERGLYKAEFYNSDRKEVNVYFEKNGTWAKTHTDFNPMDLPQVVKDYAATNYSDRYIEDVDWVETPQINYYLLELDRENKNDIYLKITADGTVIK; this comes from the coding sequence ATGAAAAAGATACTGTTATTTTGGGCATTATTCGTCGGCGTGTTGACCTTCACCATGTCTGCATGTGGTGACGATGACGTGGATTTGGTACCCAGTCAAGTTCCTGAGGTGGTAAAGGAAAGCTTTGAGGCGATGTATCCCGGTGCAATGGCAAGGTGGGAGCTTGAGCGCGGATTGTACAAGGCAGAGTTCTACAACAGCGACCGTAAGGAAGTTAATGTCTATTTCGAGAAAAACGGAACATGGGCGAAGACACATACGGATTTCAACCCGATGGACCTGCCTCAGGTGGTGAAAGACTATGCTGCCACTAATTACTCAGACCGTTACATCGAGGACGTTGATTGGGTGGAGACTCCGCAAATCAACTATTACCTGCTCGAACTTGACCGTGAGAATAAGAATGACATCTATCTGAAGATTACGGCGGACGGCACTGTGATAAAATGA
- a CDS encoding queuosine precursor transporter, whose protein sequence is MVEKRQTVSVLFMLLSILFCVCLIAANLFATKQIALGPISVTGGLLIFPVSYIVNDCVCEVWGYRKARLLIWTGFAMNFFFVLMGGLCDIIPAAPYYENTEGFHGVFGLAPRIAAASFCAFLVGSFLNAYVMSRMKINSQGKHFSVRAIASTVIGESADSLIFFPLALGGVIPFEALPPLMLWQVVLKTAYEIIVLPITIRVVDFLKKHEQTDVYDENISYSVWKIFHIS, encoded by the coding sequence ATGGTAGAAAAACGACAAACAGTGAGTGTGCTGTTTATGCTTTTGAGCATACTCTTTTGCGTTTGCCTGATAGCGGCAAACCTCTTTGCTACAAAGCAAATCGCCCTTGGTCCGATTTCAGTAACCGGTGGCTTGCTGATATTCCCTGTGTCATACATCGTCAACGACTGTGTGTGTGAAGTGTGGGGCTATCGGAAAGCGCGCCTCTTGATATGGACGGGGTTTGCTATGAATTTCTTCTTTGTGCTGATGGGCGGTCTTTGCGACATCATACCGGCAGCACCTTATTATGAGAACACGGAAGGCTTTCATGGGGTTTTCGGATTGGCACCCCGCATAGCAGCCGCTTCGTTCTGTGCGTTTCTTGTCGGTTCGTTCCTCAATGCTTATGTCATGAGCCGCATGAAAATCAACTCGCAAGGAAAACACTTCTCTGTTCGCGCCATTGCCAGCACTGTTATCGGAGAGAGTGCCGACTCGCTGATATTCTTTCCATTGGCGCTCGGAGGCGTGATACCATTTGAGGCACTTCCCCCACTGATGCTTTGGCAGGTGGTTTTGAAGACAGCTTACGAGATTATCGTGCTGCCCATCACCATCCGTGTGGTCGATTTTCTGAAGAAACACGAGCAGACTGATGTCTATGATGAGAATATCAGCTATTCCGTGTGGAAGATTTTCCATATTTCATAG
- a CDS encoding cell wall metabolism sensor histidine kinase WalK, giving the protein MKKLSEGKKMFLSVMAIFIVYSITFLVFDDYDRRKIEPMYEQVDWNLLLFSLLILFLLAILLYRYARRMDARIKDEQNEMQSQMRRRMTENIAHELKTPVSGILGYMETILENPDVTEEMKHQFIVRSYGQAKRLKALLQDISMLTRMTDASEMFEIEDVNVSRIVADLSQDMEQGLSARNMTFINNLPAGIVINGNRQLLESIFWNLFDNAMKYAGENTTIRLGATERNDKWHFTFSDNGTGISEEHFERIFERFYRVDKGRSRQMGGTGLGLSIVKNAVQFHGGTISAHHNADDKGLCLEFTIKK; this is encoded by the coding sequence ATGAAAAAACTCAGTGAAGGAAAGAAAATGTTTCTTAGCGTGATGGCGATTTTCATCGTTTACAGCATCACGTTTCTCGTTTTTGACGACTATGACCGGCGCAAGATCGAACCGATGTACGAACAGGTCGATTGGAACCTGTTGCTCTTCTCGCTGCTCATACTCTTCTTGCTGGCGATATTGCTGTATCGGTATGCCCGGCGCATGGATGCCCGCATCAAAGACGAACAGAACGAGATGCAGAGCCAGATGCGCAGAAGAATGACGGAAAACATCGCACACGAACTCAAAACACCAGTGTCGGGAATACTCGGATACATGGAAACCATCTTGGAGAACCCTGACGTGACGGAGGAAATGAAACACCAGTTCATTGTCCGTTCATACGGTCAGGCAAAACGACTGAAAGCATTGCTGCAAGACATTTCCATGCTCACTCGCATGACCGACGCATCGGAGATGTTCGAAATAGAGGATGTCAACGTGTCGCGGATTGTCGCAGACTTGTCGCAAGACATGGAGCAAGGACTCAGCGCACGAAACATGACTTTCATCAACAACCTTCCGGCAGGCATTGTCATCAATGGCAACAGGCAGCTGCTGGAAAGCATCTTCTGGAACCTGTTCGACAATGCAATGAAATATGCAGGCGAAAATACCACCATAAGACTGGGCGCAACGGAGCGGAACGACAAGTGGCACTTCACGTTCTCAGACAACGGAACGGGAATCAGTGAAGAACATTTTGAGCGAATCTTCGAGCGTTTCTACCGAGTGGATAAAGGGCGCAGCCGACAAATGGGAGGCACAGGACTGGGGCTCAGCATCGTCAAGAATGCCGTACAGTTTCACGGCGGCACCATTTCAGCACATCATAACGCCGACGATAAAGGTCTGTGTTTGGAGTTTACGATAAAGAAATGA
- a CDS encoding carboxypeptidase-like regulatory domain-containing protein, translated as MKKKTFLWISFLLLTYSMAIAQDISRVTGVVTSSEDGLPIIGASVRVKGTDWIAVTDIDGKFEISGITGTHKTLVVSYVGMQTKEVALRAVVDVVLDP; from the coding sequence ATGAAGAAAAAGACATTCTTATGGATATCTTTTCTCCTATTGACGTATAGCATGGCTATAGCTCAGGATATATCGCGAGTGACGGGTGTTGTTACGTCTTCTGAAGATGGGCTGCCTATCATCGGAGCCTCTGTCAGGGTAAAAGGAACGGATTGGATTGCTGTTACTGACATTGACGGCAAGTTTGAAATTAGCGGAATCACGGGAACCCATAAGACGCTGGTTGTCTCGTATGTGGGTATGCAAACGAAAGAAGTGGCTCTGCGAGCAGTGGTTGATGTGGTGCTTGACCCCTGA